One window from the genome of Polynucleobacter sp. MWH-Svant-W18 encodes:
- a CDS encoding autotransporter domain-containing protein, with the protein MKIKLLSLIQAALIAFGVGYANISLAVSCTDNTSPTANCTNLVINSNAGVLVNDFAISSTGIYSVRVTTGGTFSSFINNGTINSGSTASVAIGTPVGNFVNNGTIGSFTGSGGVTVGPSGSITTLTNAGSITPTGGNAIQNQAGGYIGSIINSGVIGSGSTYGIANAGTINTITNTGRISGGVEGIQNGGTIGVINNSNGSLFYNGKLPGTYNVIINSPTDYGQIRLQSGSGTMDFGIASQSTIPLNTTTYGSVLNGFSALNINTATTTGAFVGGLVTTSWVLNNSSGTTWDLQTTKTVAASPVVAGSSAGTNLAYVFAGQAANATVQSNGVTIGSAVSGLTQAQVNQLQNVHAEGYSSNMTIGLEQMAHITNTVMDRIHAPMSASPSTKVYQDDEGRYIWADAAAVKGTVNNYNNLAGFGYNLYDVIFGGDIKRSKDGGFGVFAGTGSTSMTESQQVTQNFNTTNFYAGLYGALNFAEQVKLSGALGYMYGSTNANRSAPNVGDLVGGNATSSFKSNGVYAAAKLAKAYQAQNFTVSPFLGASYSQLWMGGASEQGGNTFNYGINSATAYTAVTFAGADFIYPLLKGTNDPLSLIGFYKFGYDWYANSASAHTVTATTSFNGNTQSFAQVGANMGPVSNMVGLGIQGGITKEISARIGVVASYNTYGHEYGGGAELRFKF; encoded by the coding sequence ATGAAAATAAAATTACTGTCCCTAATACAAGCAGCATTGATTGCCTTTGGAGTTGGCTACGCCAATATCAGCTTAGCGGTATCTTGTACTGACAATACAAGCCCAACTGCTAACTGCACAAACTTGGTAATCAATTCAAATGCAGGTGTGCTTGTTAATGATTTTGCCATTAGTTCAACGGGGATCTACTCCGTGAGGGTTACGACTGGCGGAACATTTTCATCATTTATTAATAATGGAACAATTAATTCTGGCTCTACTGCTTCAGTTGCTATTGGTACTCCAGTAGGGAATTTTGTGAATAACGGGACGATTGGCAGCTTTACTGGTTCCGGTGGTGTTACCGTCGGGCCATCTGGCTCAATTACGACCCTAACTAATGCTGGATCCATAACGCCAACTGGGGGCAATGCTATTCAAAACCAAGCGGGGGGTTATATTGGATCGATCATCAATTCGGGAGTAATTGGATCTGGTTCCACTTATGGTATCGCCAACGCAGGGACAATCAACACTATCACCAATACAGGGAGAATCAGTGGTGGAGTAGAAGGAATCCAGAATGGAGGAACAATTGGGGTAATTAACAATTCAAATGGCTCCCTTTTTTATAACGGGAAACTTCCGGGTACATACAATGTAATCATTAATAGTCCAACTGATTATGGTCAGATACGTCTTCAATCGGGTTCTGGGACAATGGATTTTGGGATCGCTTCACAATCAACTATTCCACTCAATACAACTACCTATGGTTCAGTTTTGAATGGATTTTCTGCTTTAAATATCAATACAGCCACCACTACTGGCGCTTTTGTCGGCGGCCTGGTTACTACTTCATGGGTTTTAAATAATTCATCAGGAACTACTTGGGATTTACAAACAACTAAGACAGTCGCCGCATCGCCAGTAGTTGCTGGAAGTAGTGCCGGTACAAATTTAGCGTATGTATTTGCTGGCCAAGCAGCCAATGCCACTGTGCAATCCAATGGGGTAACAATAGGTTCAGCGGTCAGTGGTTTAACGCAAGCTCAAGTAAATCAGTTGCAAAACGTTCACGCTGAAGGTTACTCATCTAATATGACTATTGGACTTGAGCAAATGGCGCACATTACCAATACTGTAATGGACCGCATCCATGCACCAATGAGTGCATCACCATCCACCAAGGTTTATCAAGATGACGAAGGTCGCTATATCTGGGCTGATGCTGCGGCAGTTAAGGGAACAGTAAATAATTACAACAACCTTGCTGGCTTTGGATATAACTTGTATGACGTTATTTTTGGTGGTGACATTAAGCGCTCTAAGGATGGCGGATTCGGCGTTTTTGCAGGCACCGGTAGTACATCGATGACTGAGAGTCAGCAGGTTACTCAAAATTTCAACACAACGAACTTTTATGCTGGCTTATATGGTGCGCTCAATTTTGCTGAGCAAGTAAAGCTCTCTGGAGCTTTGGGATATATGTATGGCAGCACCAATGCCAATAGAAGCGCTCCCAATGTGGGAGATTTAGTCGGCGGTAATGCAACTAGCTCATTTAAATCTAATGGAGTATATGCAGCTGCAAAGCTGGCTAAAGCATATCAAGCTCAAAACTTTACTGTGTCACCATTTCTAGGAGCTTCTTACTCGCAGCTCTGGATGGGTGGCGCAAGTGAGCAGGGTGGTAATACCTTTAACTACGGTATTAATTCAGCAACCGCTTACACTGCAGTGACATTTGCTGGAGCAGATTTTATTTACCCGCTACTAAAGGGTACAAATGACCCACTGTCTTTAATTGGGTTTTATAAGTTTGGTTATGACTGGTATGCCAACAGCGCTTCAGCTCATACAGTGACAGCAACCACTTCCTTTAACGGCAATACCCAATCATTTGCTCAAGTCGGCGCTAACATGGGACCAGTTTCTAATATGGTGGGCTTGGGTATTCAAGGCGGAATTACGAAAGAAATTTCTGCACGCATAGGTGTTGTTGCCTCATACAACACATATGGTCATGAATACGGTGGTGGCGCTGAATTAAGGTTTAAGTTTTAA
- a CDS encoding arsenate reductase ArsC, translating to MKQYNILFLCTHNSARSVLGEALASTHQSGLFVGYSAGSTPGTSVNPFAAELTKEMGYDQSKLRSKSWDEYGLPDAPKMDFIVTVCDNAAGEVCPVWPGNPATAHWGFPDPSQVQGTDEDKKRAFKDVMIGLKKRIELLASMPLEKLDSMSLKEIHTKA from the coding sequence ATGAAGCAATACAACATTCTCTTTCTATGTACCCACAACTCCGCTCGCTCAGTATTGGGAGAGGCTTTGGCATCTACACATCAAAGTGGATTATTTGTTGGTTATTCCGCAGGATCAACTCCTGGCACTTCAGTCAACCCATTTGCGGCTGAATTGACTAAAGAAATGGGATACGATCAAAGCAAGTTGAGAAGTAAGAGTTGGGATGAGTATGGCCTGCCCGATGCCCCCAAGATGGATTTCATTGTGACTGTTTGTGACAATGCCGCCGGTGAAGTCTGTCCAGTATGGCCCGGTAACCCAGCGACAGCTCATTGGGGCTTTCCTGATCCATCACAAGTTCAAGGGACAGACGAAGATAAGAAGCGAGCCTTCAAAGATGTCATGATTGGTTTGAAAAAGCGTATCGAGCTTTTAGCGTCTATGCCGTTAGAAAAGCTGGACTCAATGAGCTTAAAAGAGATTCATACCAAGGCCTAA
- the arsH gene encoding arsenical resistance protein ArsH yields the protein MTDLPNIDKALFQNPYLEQLQAGAPLNHPPKILLLYGSLRERSFSRLLAEEAERILKAMGCETKFFNPHGLPQVDDAPETHPKVVELRGLVEWSEGMIWSSPERHGAMTGLMKSQIDWIPLSVGAVRPSQGKTLALLQVSGGSQSFNALNQMRILGRWMRMITIPNQSSVPKAFLEFEDNNRMKPSANYDRVVDVMEELVKFTLLTRSVSTYLTDRYSERKESAEELSKRVNQRAI from the coding sequence ATGACCGACCTTCCTAATATCGACAAAGCACTATTTCAAAATCCTTACCTTGAACAGCTTCAAGCTGGCGCTCCGTTAAATCATCCTCCTAAGATATTGCTGTTGTATGGCTCATTGAGAGAAAGATCGTTTAGTCGCCTTTTAGCAGAAGAAGCGGAACGCATATTAAAGGCGATGGGCTGTGAGACTAAGTTTTTTAATCCTCATGGATTGCCGCAAGTAGATGACGCTCCCGAAACACATCCCAAAGTAGTAGAACTCAGAGGACTTGTAGAGTGGTCAGAGGGAATGATTTGGAGTAGTCCAGAGCGCCATGGCGCTATGACAGGGCTGATGAAATCTCAAATCGATTGGATACCACTTAGCGTTGGCGCTGTCAGACCCTCTCAAGGCAAAACTTTAGCTTTATTACAAGTGAGCGGTGGTTCGCAATCTTTTAATGCGCTCAATCAAATGCGAATTCTAGGTAGATGGATGAGGATGATCACAATTCCCAATCAATCGTCAGTGCCCAAAGCATTTCTAGAGTTTGAGGATAACAATCGCATGAAACCTTCGGCCAATTACGATCGAGTAGTTGATGTCATGGAAGAGCTTGTTAAATTTACCTTATTGACTCGCTCAGTTTCAACTTATTTGACCGATCGCTACAGTGAGCGAAAAGAGTCGGCCGAGGAATTATCAAAGCGGGTTAATCAAAGAGCTATTTGA